One Thiocapsa bogorovii DNA segment encodes these proteins:
- a CDS encoding DJ-1 family glyoxalase III — MPSVLVPLAQGCEELEAVTIIDLLRRAAIDVVTAGLDHRPIRASRGTLLIADTRLEDVTWRTFDMIVLPGGQPGADHLAADPRIIALLRSQHAAGRYLAAICAAPKVLAGAGLLDGRSATAYPGSVDPAAYPRVKLTDAAVVVDSTLVTSRGPGTAMDFALQLIALLLGPESRDQVERGLVRTL; from the coding sequence ATGCCAAGCGTACTCGTCCCCCTGGCTCAGGGATGCGAAGAGCTCGAGGCCGTCACGATCATCGACCTGTTGCGCCGCGCCGCAATCGATGTCGTCACGGCCGGGCTCGATCATCGGCCGATCAGAGCGAGCCGAGGAACCCTGTTGATTGCGGATACCCGGCTCGAGGACGTCACCTGGCGAACCTTCGATATGATCGTGCTGCCGGGCGGACAGCCCGGAGCCGACCATCTCGCCGCGGATCCGCGCATCATCGCCTTGCTTCGCAGTCAGCATGCAGCGGGGCGCTATCTCGCGGCAATCTGCGCCGCCCCCAAGGTTCTTGCCGGTGCCGGGTTGCTCGACGGGCGATCGGCGACCGCCTACCCGGGGTCGGTCGATCCTGCGGCCTATCCGAGGGTCAAGTTGACCGACGCGGCGGTCGTTGTCGACTCAACCCTCGTCACCTCGCGCGGCCCCGGCACGGCCATGGATTTCGCGCTGCAATTGATCGCGCTCTTGCTCGGGCCCGAATCGCGCGACCAGGTCGAACGCGGACTGGTTCGAACACTCTGA
- a CDS encoding polysaccharide biosynthesis protein: MNPLLDRLRSRTAAFSHDLIMIPAAWLAAYWLRFNLGRIPPEFVDSAVSSLPWVLVIQGTVFWLFGLYRGVWRFASLPDLVRIVKAAVAGTVLVVVALFILNRTELIPRSVPVLFLGLQVILLAGPRLLYRWMKDHRLNLSSGQRVLIVGAGRAGEMLVRDMLRDASRSYFPVGFVDDKPRRQGGEVHGVPVLGLTEAIPDIVVSEDIDLLMLAVPSATAKEMRRLVELCEGTGRPLRTVPELHNLMTGQVSISQLRPVSIEDLLGRDPVSLDWEGIRAGLSARAVLVTGAGGSIGSELVRQIAAAVPSRLILIDNGEYNLYRIEMELLEHYPNLRFTRHLVDVADAAGLDAVFAAERPQIIFHAAAYKHVPMLEDQIRAAVRNNVSGTRIVSEAASRWACERFVLISTDKAVHPANVMGATKRVAEAICQALDQKSACRYITVRFGNVLGSAGSVVPLFSRQIEHGGPVTVTHPDIERFFMTIPEACQLIMQAAVIGDGGEIFVLDMGEPVKIRYLAEQMIRLSGREPGEDISIHYIGLRPGEKLYEELFYDSEDLVPTRHPKIRVARGSGGLIAAAPAESVAALEQAAAVDDRSAMANILRAMLPEWHPEPRDETRSTEAVQDRRNADA; this comes from the coding sequence ATGAATCCGCTGCTCGACCGTCTGCGCTCGCGTACCGCCGCCTTCTCGCACGATCTCATCATGATCCCCGCGGCCTGGCTCGCCGCCTATTGGCTGCGTTTCAATCTCGGTCGGATCCCGCCGGAATTCGTCGACAGCGCCGTCAGCTCGTTGCCCTGGGTCCTCGTGATTCAAGGCACTGTCTTCTGGCTGTTCGGGCTCTATCGCGGGGTGTGGCGCTTCGCGTCGCTCCCCGATCTCGTGCGCATCGTCAAGGCTGCGGTTGCGGGAACGGTTCTGGTGGTGGTCGCGCTCTTTATTCTGAACCGGACCGAGCTGATCCCGCGGTCCGTCCCCGTGCTCTTCCTGGGGCTTCAAGTGATCCTGTTGGCCGGTCCGCGGCTTCTCTATCGCTGGATGAAGGACCACCGACTCAACCTGAGCTCGGGACAGCGCGTCCTGATCGTGGGCGCCGGTCGCGCCGGGGAGATGCTGGTGCGCGACATGCTCCGCGATGCGAGCCGATCCTATTTCCCGGTCGGCTTCGTGGACGACAAGCCGCGTCGACAGGGCGGAGAGGTTCACGGTGTCCCGGTGCTCGGGCTGACCGAGGCGATCCCGGATATCGTCGTGAGCGAGGATATCGATCTGCTGATGTTGGCCGTTCCGAGTGCAACGGCCAAGGAGATGCGCCGCCTGGTCGAGTTGTGCGAAGGCACCGGCCGGCCGCTCCGTACCGTTCCGGAGCTGCATAATCTCATGACCGGACAGGTCAGCATCAGTCAGTTGCGGCCTGTCTCGATCGAGGACTTGCTCGGTCGCGATCCCGTCAGCCTGGACTGGGAGGGGATCCGTGCAGGACTTTCCGCACGCGCCGTTCTGGTCACGGGTGCCGGCGGCTCCATCGGCTCCGAGCTGGTGCGCCAGATCGCGGCTGCCGTTCCGTCTCGCTTGATCCTGATCGACAACGGCGAGTACAACCTCTACCGCATCGAGATGGAACTGCTCGAACACTATCCGAACCTACGCTTCACACGTCACCTAGTGGACGTCGCGGATGCGGCCGGTCTGGACGCGGTCTTTGCCGCCGAGCGCCCCCAGATCATCTTCCATGCCGCGGCCTACAAACACGTCCCGATGCTCGAGGATCAGATCCGTGCGGCGGTACGCAACAACGTGTCCGGGACGCGTATTGTTTCGGAGGCGGCGTCGCGCTGGGCATGCGAGCGTTTCGTCTTGATCTCGACCGACAAGGCGGTGCACCCCGCCAATGTCATGGGTGCCACCAAACGCGTCGCCGAGGCGATCTGTCAGGCCTTGGATCAGAAATCCGCGTGTCGCTACATCACCGTGCGATTCGGCAATGTTCTCGGATCCGCGGGCAGTGTCGTGCCGCTGTTCAGCCGCCAAATCGAGCACGGCGGCCCGGTCACCGTGACACACCCGGATATCGAACGGTTTTTCATGACCATCCCCGAGGCGTGCCAGCTGATCATGCAGGCCGCCGTGATCGGAGACGGCGGTGAGATCTTCGTGCTGGACATGGGCGAGCCGGTCAAGATCCGGTATCTTGCCGAACAGATGATCCGACTCTCCGGACGTGAGCCCGGCGAGGATATTTCCATCCACTACATCGGATTACGCCCCGGGGAGAAGCTCTACGAGGAGCTTTTCTACGACTCCGAGGATCTTGTCCCAACGCGTCATCCAAAGATTCGTGTGGCCCGCGGAAGCGGCGGACTCATCGCGGCCGCGCCTGCCGAGAGCGTCGCGGCACTGGAGCAGGCCGCAGCCGTCGACGATCGCTCCGCGATGGCGAACATCTTGCGGGCGATGCTGCCGGAATGGCACCCTGAGCCGCGCGACGAGACCCGATCGACCGAGGCCGTCCAAGACCGGAGAAATGCCGATGCATGA
- a CDS encoding S41 family peptidase: MHAMTRRLSFASTLILGICLVWPSARGDRAFAETVEHPDIPETAPMPAETESALPLRDLRTFAEVFGRIKEEYVEGVEDKSLLEGAIRGMLAGLDPHSAYLDNEEFEELQVGTRGEFGGLGIEVGMEDGFVKVIAPIDDTPAQRAGLQSGDTIVRIDQKPVKGMSLNDAVTLMRGEPGTSIALTIVRSGDERPFDVTIERAIIQVASVRSRTLEPGFGYIRVSHFQSRTTEDVLAAVDTLKAANNGTLQGLVLDLRNNPGGVLNSAVGVSDAFLTEGLIVYTKGRQDDSKLQFQAGPDDVLSGAPIVVLVNGGSASASEIVAGALQDHKRAIVMGNQTFGKGSVQTIVPIDDTTALKLTTARYFTPSGRSIQAQGITPDIELERGEFKPLASNGVEDLKESDLVRHLEDEAPESASEDDAGEGSLVAEDFQLAEALNVLKALNIFGQLGTP; encoded by the coding sequence ACGGTCGAACACCCGGATATTCCCGAAACCGCACCGATGCCGGCCGAAACCGAGAGCGCACTCCCGCTGCGCGATCTTCGAACCTTTGCGGAGGTCTTCGGGCGAATCAAGGAGGAATACGTCGAGGGCGTCGAGGACAAGTCCCTTCTCGAAGGCGCGATCCGCGGCATGCTTGCGGGTCTCGACCCCCATTCGGCGTATCTCGACAACGAGGAGTTCGAGGAGCTGCAGGTCGGCACCCGGGGAGAGTTCGGCGGTCTGGGGATCGAGGTCGGAATGGAAGACGGTTTCGTCAAGGTGATCGCGCCCATCGACGACACTCCGGCTCAACGCGCGGGTCTGCAATCGGGCGATACGATCGTGCGCATCGATCAAAAGCCGGTGAAGGGGATGAGCTTGAACGATGCGGTGACTTTGATGCGGGGCGAGCCCGGCACGAGCATCGCGCTCACGATCGTGCGTTCCGGCGACGAGCGCCCATTCGACGTGACGATCGAGCGGGCGATCATTCAGGTCGCGAGCGTGCGCAGCCGCACCTTGGAGCCCGGCTTTGGTTACATCCGCGTCTCGCACTTTCAATCGCGCACGACCGAGGATGTCCTGGCCGCGGTGGACACGCTCAAGGCAGCCAACAACGGCACTCTGCAGGGTCTCGTGCTCGATCTGCGCAACAACCCCGGTGGAGTGCTCAACAGCGCGGTCGGGGTGAGCGACGCCTTCCTCACGGAGGGCCTCATCGTCTATACCAAGGGTCGGCAGGACGACAGCAAGCTCCAGTTCCAGGCCGGACCGGATGATGTCCTGTCCGGTGCCCCGATCGTGGTTCTCGTCAACGGCGGCAGCGCATCGGCTTCGGAGATCGTTGCCGGTGCCCTGCAAGACCACAAACGGGCCATCGTCATGGGCAACCAGACCTTCGGCAAAGGCTCCGTTCAGACCATCGTGCCGATCGACGACACAACTGCCCTCAAGCTTACGACCGCGCGCTACTTCACGCCCTCCGGGCGTTCGATTCAGGCCCAGGGCATCACCCCCGACATCGAGCTCGAGCGCGGGGAGTTTAAACCTCTGGCGTCGAACGGGGTGGAGGATCTCAAGGAGTCCGATCTGGTCCGTCACCTCGAGGACGAGGCCCCGGAGTCGGCATCCGAGGACGATGCGGGGGAGGGGTCGCTTGTCGCAGAGGACTTCCAACTGGCAGAAGCCCTCAACGTTCTAAAAGCGCTTAACATTTTTGGACAACTCGGTACGCCCTAG
- a CDS encoding MraY family glycosyltransferase, translated as MPLDTPISAAAAIASLLLSVSATRWLASHGASGRGPLDYPNARSLHSTPVPRSGGLAVLLGVVAPLAVLTASGIFAPELGWIAAAVLPVAGIAFLDDLGEVSRRLRLVAQLGAALLLIGGGLRWAVLDLPGSGVVFPGWVAVVLTLVYVVWLINLYNFMDGMDGFAAGMALFGFSALAILGWSGGETLFALASACVAAASAGFLSGNFPPARIFLGDAGSSSLGLFVAAFSLWGAHLGLFPLWSAWLAFSPFILDATWTLLARLARRERIWEPHRQHHYQRLVLAGWSHRRTLLHAYPVMAAAAACAVASPRLPPHEQWLLIGAWAMIYAMIHLKVRLVERAASTEPS; from the coding sequence ATGCCCCTCGACACGCCGATTTCGGCTGCTGCAGCCATCGCCTCGTTGTTGTTGAGCGTGTCGGCAACCCGCTGGCTGGCCTCCCACGGAGCCTCCGGGCGTGGACCGCTCGATTATCCCAATGCGCGCTCGCTGCACAGCACGCCCGTGCCCCGCAGCGGCGGTCTCGCGGTCCTGCTCGGCGTGGTTGCGCCGCTCGCGGTCTTGACCGCCTCGGGGATCTTCGCCCCCGAGTTGGGCTGGATTGCCGCAGCCGTGCTACCGGTCGCGGGGATCGCCTTCCTCGACGACCTCGGGGAGGTCTCGCGCCGTCTCAGGCTCGTCGCCCAACTCGGCGCGGCTTTGCTGTTGATCGGCGGGGGGCTGCGCTGGGCTGTTCTGGATCTGCCGGGATCGGGCGTGGTCTTTCCGGGTTGGGTTGCCGTCGTGTTGACCCTCGTCTACGTCGTTTGGCTCATCAATCTCTACAACTTCATGGACGGGATGGACGGATTCGCCGCAGGGATGGCCCTGTTCGGATTCTCCGCATTGGCGATCCTCGGCTGGTCAGGAGGCGAAACGCTCTTCGCGCTCGCTTCGGCCTGCGTCGCCGCGGCGAGCGCGGGGTTTCTGAGCGGTAACTTTCCGCCCGCCCGCATCTTTCTCGGTGACGCGGGTTCATCAAGTCTAGGCTTGTTCGTGGCGGCCTTCTCGCTCTGGGGCGCCCATCTCGGACTCTTTCCGCTTTGGAGCGCCTGGCTCGCCTTCTCGCCATTCATCCTGGACGCGACCTGGACCCTGCTGGCCCGTTTGGCGCGGCGCGAGCGCATCTGGGAACCGCATCGGCAACATCACTACCAGCGATTGGTGCTGGCTGGATGGAGCCATCGTCGAACCCTGCTGCACGCCTATCCGGTGATGGCTGCGGCGGCCGCGTGCGCGGTGGCCTCTCCACGTCTACCGCCCCACGAACAGTGGCTGTTGATCGGGGCTTGGGCGATGATTTATGCCATGATCCATTTGAAGGTACGCCTGGTCGAGCGCGCCGCCTCGACGGAGCCGTCATGA
- the gspE gene encoding type II secretion system ATPase GspE, which yields MHDDAVLEEAPSIRARRDDLDEITSGSQTLAALSDSPVSSATHDAVDADPERASEGSPTLHPEPPPEGRVVAHLHGSGKLSPGDLARARRLADEAGDPLLPMLVRLGLISERDMAQAMSDVLELPLTDASTFPSEPLREDLFSLRFLKDAKILPVSEDQDSIQVAFADPIDRFAVEAMQMAAGKPVKALVGLPSEIELALERLYEKVEEAPESAEAALGDFDEEDIEHLKDLASEAPVIRMVNQLIQKALESRASDIHIEPFADQLKVRYRVDGILKEVDAPPVRSTAAVISRVKIMAKLNIAERRLPQDGRIPIRIQGRELDLRVSTVPTMFGESVVMRLLDKESVRFDLDALGFDGSPRERLRLILEKPYGILLVTGPTGSGKSTTLYTALSRMNTEERKIITVEDPVEYQLAGINQIQVKSAIGMTFASALRAIVRQDPDVIMVGEMRDLETARIAVQSALTGHVVLSTLHTNDAASGVTRLLEMGVEDYLLTSTINGILAQRLVRKLCPHCRESYPAIPELAVRFAAIGAAPEDVELQRAVGCDACNGTGYRGRLVITEVLLMTDHIRKAVLNHATATEIRRIAIAEGMETMYLDGLRKALDGRTTIEEVLRVAEAGEEPSAD from the coding sequence ATGCATGACGACGCCGTCCTCGAAGAGGCACCGAGCATCAGGGCGAGGCGCGACGACCTCGACGAGATCACTTCCGGGTCGCAAACGCTCGCCGCCCTCTCGGATTCGCCCGTTTCCTCGGCCACGCATGATGCGGTAGACGCCGACCCGGAACGCGCCTCGGAGGGCTCGCCGACCCTGCATCCGGAGCCTCCGCCGGAAGGGCGCGTCGTCGCACACCTACACGGGTCCGGAAAGCTCTCGCCCGGCGATCTCGCGCGGGCGAGGCGACTCGCCGACGAGGCGGGCGACCCTCTGTTGCCGATGCTTGTTCGCTTGGGGCTCATCTCCGAGCGCGACATGGCGCAGGCGATGTCCGACGTGCTCGAGCTTCCCCTGACGGACGCGAGCACCTTCCCGTCCGAGCCGTTGCGCGAGGACCTCTTCAGTCTGCGGTTTCTCAAGGACGCCAAGATCCTCCCCGTGTCCGAGGATCAGGACAGCATCCAAGTGGCGTTCGCCGATCCGATCGATCGCTTCGCGGTCGAGGCCATGCAGATGGCGGCGGGCAAACCGGTGAAGGCACTTGTCGGGCTGCCGAGCGAGATCGAGCTGGCCCTAGAACGCCTCTACGAGAAGGTCGAAGAGGCGCCGGAAAGCGCCGAGGCGGCGCTCGGTGATTTCGACGAGGAGGATATCGAGCACCTCAAGGATCTCGCCAGTGAGGCCCCGGTCATCCGGATGGTCAACCAGTTGATCCAAAAAGCCCTCGAATCAAGAGCATCGGATATCCACATCGAGCCCTTCGCCGACCAGCTCAAGGTGCGTTACCGCGTCGACGGGATCCTCAAGGAGGTCGATGCACCGCCCGTGCGCTCCACGGCCGCGGTGATCTCGCGCGTGAAGATCATGGCGAAGCTCAATATCGCGGAGCGCCGCCTGCCTCAGGACGGCCGTATCCCGATCCGTATCCAGGGCCGGGAGCTGGACCTGCGTGTCTCCACCGTTCCGACCATGTTCGGCGAGAGCGTCGTCATGCGTCTGCTCGACAAGGAAAGCGTGCGCTTCGACCTGGATGCGCTCGGCTTCGATGGCTCGCCGCGCGAACGCCTCAGGCTCATCCTGGAAAAGCCCTACGGCATCCTGCTCGTGACAGGGCCGACGGGCTCGGGCAAAAGTACGACCCTCTACACGGCGCTCAGCCGAATGAACACCGAGGAGCGTAAGATCATCACGGTCGAGGATCCGGTGGAGTACCAGTTGGCCGGCATCAACCAGATTCAGGTGAAAAGCGCGATCGGCATGACCTTCGCCAGCGCGCTGCGCGCCATCGTTCGGCAAGACCCCGACGTGATCATGGTCGGCGAGATGCGCGACCTCGAGACCGCCCGGATCGCCGTCCAGTCGGCCCTCACCGGACATGTCGTGCTCTCGACCCTGCACACCAACGACGCGGCCAGTGGCGTCACCCGATTGCTGGAGATGGGTGTCGAGGATTATCTGCTCACCTCCACGATCAACGGCATTCTGGCCCAGCGCCTGGTACGCAAGCTCTGCCCGCACTGTCGGGAATCCTATCCGGCGATCCCGGAGCTGGCGGTGCGTTTCGCCGCCATCGGCGCGGCGCCCGAGGATGTCGAGCTGCAACGCGCTGTCGGCTGCGACGCCTGCAACGGGACCGGCTATCGCGGCCGTCTGGTCATCACCGAGGTTCTGCTGATGACGGACCACATCCGCAAGGCCGTGCTGAATCACGCAACAGCGACCGAGATCCGTCGCATCGCCATCGCCGAGGGTATGGAAACCATGTACCTGGACGGCCTGCGCAAGGCGCTCGATGGGCGCACGACGATCGAGGAAGTGCTGCGTGTCGCCGAGGCAGGCGAAGAGCCGAGCGCCGACTGA